A genome region from Thiohalophilus sp. includes the following:
- a CDS encoding AAA family ATPase, whose translation MSQLFFIFLRRRHAAISYLELNGFRGYNKKLRIDFAESFTIIDGRNGVGKSSIFDAIEFALTGNLRSMILKKQQVKLLLIIFGGEGRVRAQKKGTLLSVLLIEMKR comes from the coding sequence ATGAGTCAACTATTCTTCATATTCTTGAGGAGGAGGCATGCAGCTATATCCTATTTAGAATTGAATGGATTTCGAGGTTATAACAAAAAGCTGAGAATAGATTTTGCAGAATCCTTTACAATAATTGACGGGCGGAATGGTGTTGGAAAGAGTTCAATATTTGATGCGATAGAGTTTGCGCTGACAGGTAATTTGAGAAGTATGATTCTCAAAAAGCAGCAGGTGAAACTTCTTCTGATTATATTTGGTGGAGAGGGGAGGGTGAGAGCCCAAAAGAAAGGTACGTTACTCTCGGTTTTATTGATAGAGATGAAGAGATAA
- a CDS encoding SIR2 family protein: MRDEPYFSKLIDKHAFSSQPNNGHYAVADMLLVSCIKTAITTNVDTLIETAGEYIFGTIEAGIDGYEVAALSPDVSPLLKIHGCRSRDWKNMIWAPGQLEVDPVKQRILNSETWLRANLLNKDILVVGFWTDWDYLNQVLAATLGAISPSRIVVVDPSDTGTFIEKAPELFDLGDRATDIFAHVQASGSDFLDSLRRKFSQTYIRKVLYSGKDDYYADTGYEPDPGWLEPQTDDNYTLWSIRRDLEGCGPNVPATRKQPHPGETLLGLTLLKLQAGVLFRMDLTGQ, from the coding sequence TTGCGTGACGAACCTTATTTTAGCAAGCTTATTGATAAACATGCTTTCAGTAGTCAACCTAATAATGGTCATTACGCTGTTGCTGACATGCTTCTCGTAAGTTGTATAAAGACAGCAATAACTACAAATGTTGATACGCTTATTGAAACAGCTGGTGAGTATATTTTTGGAACAATTGAAGCGGGAATTGACGGGTATGAGGTTGCTGCATTATCCCCAGATGTCTCTCCACTACTAAAGATACATGGATGCAGATCTCGAGATTGGAAGAACATGATTTGGGCTCCGGGGCAATTAGAAGTTGATCCTGTAAAACAACGAATATTAAACAGTGAAACATGGCTTAGGGCGAATCTGTTAAATAAAGATATTTTGGTTGTTGGGTTTTGGACAGATTGGGACTATCTCAATCAAGTGCTAGCTGCAACACTAGGCGCTATAAGTCCTTCGCGCATTGTGGTGGTGGATCCCTCAGATACTGGGACATTCATAGAAAAGGCTCCAGAGCTTTTCGATCTGGGTGATCGTGCGACAGATATATTTGCACATGTACAAGCATCAGGATCAGATTTTCTTGATTCACTAAGGCGGAAGTTTTCACAGACATACATACGAAAAGTTTTATATTCAGGTAAAGATGATTACTATGCTGATACTGGATATGAACCAGATCCGGGCTGGCTTGAACCACAAACTGATGATAATTACACATTATGGAGTATAAGACGAGATTTAGAAGGTTGTGGACCGAACGTACCTGCAACTAGGAAACAGCCGCATCCAGGTGAAACACTTTTGGGGTTGACACTTCTAAAACTTCAAGCTGGGGTGCTGTTCAGGATGGACCTTACTGGTCAATAA
- a CDS encoding ISL3 family transposase has translation MLVESLIKETVELQGFRVVMVQKTGHGLEATLTADRRFTPCCGACGKPAAYRDTRAVRRFRHVPLWGIDVQLLYAPRRVSCKQCDGIHVEAMPWVSGQRRFTRALMVTLATWARVLTWKQVAALFRCSWCTVEAAVDEAVAYGLAHRDLSQVTHIGIDEISRKRGHVYVTNVYDLKSRQLLWSGEGRAKETLEGFFDWFGEERTAQLEGVCCDMWQPYADVVKTKAPKAILVFDKFHIVQHLTKAVDQVRRDEIREKGQEHKALMSKTRYIWLKNPWNLTDKQQARLSELEHLNLKINRAYLLKESFREFWTYTYAGWAERYLNNWFWWATHSRLKPMREFAWMLRRHQDDLMNYFRMPIHNGTVEGLNNKAKVISHKAYGFRSAKSYIRNLYHCMAGLSLPKTVHTFA, from the coding sequence ATGCTTGTTGAAAGTTTGATTAAAGAGACGGTGGAATTGCAAGGATTTCGTGTGGTGATGGTACAGAAAACAGGGCATGGACTGGAGGCGACGCTGACCGCTGACAGGCGTTTTACGCCTTGCTGCGGCGCCTGTGGCAAGCCCGCCGCCTACCGCGACACTCGCGCTGTTCGTCGTTTTCGCCACGTGCCGCTGTGGGGTATTGATGTACAGCTGCTCTATGCCCCGCGCCGCGTGAGCTGCAAGCAATGTGATGGGATCCATGTCGAAGCGATGCCCTGGGTCTCGGGGCAGCGGCGCTTTACCCGAGCGCTGATGGTGACATTGGCTACATGGGCACGGGTGTTGACCTGGAAGCAGGTGGCGGCTCTGTTTCGCTGTTCGTGGTGCACCGTGGAAGCGGCGGTTGATGAGGCGGTCGCCTATGGCCTTGCCCACCGAGACCTTTCGCAGGTGACCCACATTGGCATTGATGAGATCTCTCGCAAGCGTGGGCATGTGTATGTCACTAACGTCTATGACCTTAAGAGCCGACAGTTGCTGTGGAGCGGTGAGGGCCGCGCCAAAGAAACGCTGGAAGGCTTCTTTGACTGGTTCGGCGAGGAGCGCACCGCACAGCTTGAGGGTGTTTGCTGCGATATGTGGCAGCCTTACGCTGATGTGGTCAAGACCAAGGCGCCCAAGGCGATTCTGGTGTTCGACAAGTTTCATATCGTTCAGCATTTGACCAAGGCCGTGGACCAGGTAAGACGTGATGAGATCCGGGAAAAGGGCCAGGAGCACAAAGCTCTGATGAGCAAGACCCGGTACATCTGGTTGAAGAATCCCTGGAACCTCACCGACAAGCAGCAGGCTCGGTTATCGGAACTCGAACATCTGAATCTCAAGATCAATCGTGCCTACCTGCTCAAAGAGAGCTTTCGTGAATTCTGGACCTACACCTACGCCGGTTGGGCTGAACGCTACCTGAACAATTGGTTCTGGTGGGCAACCCATTCACGCCTCAAGCCGATGCGTGAATTTGCCTGGATGCTTCGGCGCCATCAGGATGACCTGATGAATTATTTCAGGATGCCCATCCACAACGGCACTGTGGAAGGGCTGAATAACAAGGCAAAGGTGATAAGCCATAAGGCTTATGGATTTCGTTCAGCAAAGAGCTATATTCGGAATCTATATCACTGCATGGCAGGGCTATCCTTACCCAAAACCGTGCATACATTTGCGTGA
- a CDS encoding FAD-dependent oxidoreductase: MAEAYTIKMPQLSDTMTEGVVVSWEKNIGDKVERGDIVATVETDKAIMDVEVFRAGYLSGPLQPVDATIPVGEAMGYLVASEDEVQAEGAAAPAASSGGEAAPAGEAAAPETEQAAAPAEAANVEVAPAEDAYTIKMPQLSDTMTEGVMVSWEKSIGDKVERGDIVAQVETDKAIMDVEVFREGYLSGPMAETDATIPVGEAIAYLVSDAAHVLDSKKAASSSAPAAAAAARPKSEPAGTAKPKTRIAAQPHGATPAPRPMNKNATPYARQLAGAHGIDLNSVPGTGPGGAIVAADVLNSNIQKSTTQRIYQVPGEGRPMTAMEKAVAHNMEYSVSMPLFRVTSHIDPSALKTTSKAKGFSLTVTLAKAAALAIDKHPVINAVYQHEDRIVEREQIDIGLAVETEGMGLVVPVLRDAGNREVADLAAGWKDLVDRARARRLKPDEYSNPTFTISNMGMLGVSQFDAIPSPGTSAIFAIATVGPQGMPVTITADHRIVNGADAAKFLGTFKELVENPTWLDAAAAPAAGMAASTGSASTTAAAPASEPSFKLPEGDWDYDVVVIGGGPGGEDCARDLKDHGYKVAMINDSPFPGGECLWRGCIPSKAWRAAADKIRDRAHDKLLGIKGTAKPELEWTSLEKHRRGVLEERGKMALNTDKGVKIDVIQGFARFEDDHTVSVDTGGNQKDPHTRAPMGDGSKTRKITFGAAVIATGAPPFVPPIPGADTGVDNGGVLTSDTVWGLKDAPKRLGVIGGGAIGVEMAQIFQDFGAKVLLLEGNDRILAEVEPEVAKNLTAVLNDDPRLTIETSAKVKELKGEPGKMKIVYEGSDGKDHTYSCDYVIMATGKRPVLDPLQLDKAGVETDKGVISADAQCRTNVPHIFAVGDVIGGLMLAHTAGQQGRVAAMTMAGESAAYDQAKDSGVIFTRPQAAFVGLSSDQAKEQGIDAAEIKVPMSVDAKAMITGETQGLIKIVAEKTSHRVIGVHFLADHADTLIGEGVMMVAGDLTLEQVGQAIHPHPTQTELFGDLARRLSSRLKRAEKRAAKKK, from the coding sequence ATGGCTGAAGCTTATACGATTAAAATGCCCCAGCTCTCCGACACCATGACCGAAGGCGTGGTGGTCAGCTGGGAGAAGAACATCGGCGACAAGGTCGAGCGCGGCGACATCGTCGCCACGGTCGAGACCGACAAGGCGATCATGGACGTGGAAGTGTTCCGCGCGGGTTACCTGTCCGGGCCGCTGCAGCCGGTGGATGCCACCATCCCGGTGGGCGAGGCGATGGGTTACCTGGTCGCCAGCGAAGACGAGGTCCAGGCCGAAGGCGCCGCCGCCCCGGCCGCCAGTAGCGGTGGCGAAGCCGCCCCGGCCGGGGAAGCCGCCGCCCCCGAGACCGAACAGGCCGCCGCGCCCGCCGAAGCTGCGAATGTTGAAGTGGCCCCGGCCGAGGACGCCTACACCATTAAAATGCCCCAGCTCTCCGACACCATGACCGAGGGCGTCATGGTCAGCTGGGAGAAATCGATCGGCGACAAGGTCGAGCGCGGCGATATCGTCGCCCAGGTCGAGACCGACAAGGCGATCATGGACGTGGAGGTGTTCCGCGAGGGCTACCTCTCCGGCCCCATGGCCGAGACCGACGCCACCATCCCGGTGGGCGAGGCCATCGCCTACCTGGTCAGCGACGCCGCTCACGTGCTCGACAGCAAGAAAGCCGCCAGCAGCAGCGCCCCGGCGGCGGCCGCCGCCGCGAGACCCAAATCCGAGCCGGCCGGTACCGCCAAGCCCAAGACCCGCATCGCGGCCCAGCCGCACGGCGCCACCCCCGCGCCGCGGCCGATGAACAAGAACGCGACCCCGTACGCCCGCCAGCTGGCCGGTGCCCACGGCATCGATCTCAACAGCGTGCCGGGCACCGGGCCGGGCGGCGCCATCGTCGCCGCCGACGTACTCAACAGCAACATCCAGAAGTCGACCACCCAGCGCATCTACCAGGTGCCGGGCGAAGGCCGGCCGATGACCGCGATGGAAAAGGCCGTGGCGCACAACATGGAATATTCGGTTTCCATGCCGCTGTTCCGCGTCACCAGCCACATCGATCCGAGCGCGCTGAAGACCACCTCCAAGGCCAAGGGCTTCTCGCTGACCGTGACCCTGGCCAAGGCCGCCGCGCTGGCCATCGACAAGCATCCGGTGATCAACGCCGTCTACCAGCATGAAGATCGCATTGTCGAGCGCGAGCAGATCGACATCGGCCTGGCGGTGGAAACCGAGGGCATGGGTCTGGTGGTACCGGTGCTGCGCGATGCCGGCAACCGCGAGGTGGCCGACCTGGCCGCCGGCTGGAAGGACCTGGTGGACCGCGCCCGCGCCCGCCGCCTCAAACCGGACGAATACTCCAACCCGACCTTCACCATCTCCAACATGGGGATGCTGGGCGTCAGCCAGTTTGACGCGATTCCCTCGCCGGGGACCTCGGCGATCTTCGCGATTGCCACCGTCGGCCCGCAGGGCATGCCGGTGACCATCACCGCCGACCATCGCATCGTCAACGGCGCCGACGCCGCCAAGTTCCTCGGCACCTTCAAGGAACTGGTCGAGAACCCGACCTGGCTGGATGCCGCCGCCGCGCCGGCAGCGGGTATGGCGGCCAGTACCGGCAGCGCCAGCACGACCGCCGCCGCCCCGGCCAGTGAACCGAGCTTCAAGCTGCCCGAGGGCGACTGGGATTACGACGTGGTCGTCATCGGCGGCGGCCCCGGCGGCGAAGATTGCGCCCGGGATCTGAAAGACCACGGCTACAAGGTCGCCATGATCAACGACTCGCCGTTCCCCGGCGGTGAATGCCTGTGGCGCGGTTGCATCCCCTCCAAGGCGTGGCGCGCGGCGGCGGACAAGATTCGCGATCGCGCCCACGACAAGCTGCTCGGCATCAAGGGCACCGCCAAACCCGAGCTGGAATGGACTAGCCTGGAAAAACACCGTCGCGGCGTGCTCGAAGAGCGCGGCAAGATGGCGCTCAACACCGACAAGGGTGTGAAGATCGACGTCATCCAGGGCTTCGCCCGCTTCGAGGACGATCACACCGTCAGTGTCGACACCGGCGGCAACCAGAAAGACCCGCACACCCGCGCCCCGATGGGCGACGGCAGCAAGACCAGGAAGATCACCTTCGGCGCGGCGGTCATCGCCACCGGCGCCCCGCCGTTCGTGCCGCCGATCCCCGGCGCCGACACCGGCGTGGATAACGGCGGCGTGCTCACCTCCGACACCGTCTGGGGCCTCAAAGACGCGCCCAAACGCCTGGGCGTGATCGGCGGCGGCGCCATCGGCGTCGAGATGGCGCAGATCTTCCAGGACTTCGGCGCCAAAGTGCTGCTGCTCGAAGGCAACGACCGCATTTTGGCCGAAGTCGAGCCGGAAGTAGCCAAAAACCTCACCGCCGTATTGAATGACGACCCGCGCCTCACGATCGAGACCTCCGCGAAAGTGAAGGAACTCAAGGGCGAGCCGGGCAAGATGAAGATCGTCTACGAGGGCAGTGACGGCAAGGACCACACCTACAGCTGCGACTACGTGATCATGGCCACCGGCAAACGCCCGGTGCTGGATCCGCTGCAGCTGGACAAGGCCGGCGTCGAAACCGACAAGGGTGTCATCAGCGCCGATGCCCAGTGCCGCACGAATGTGCCGCACATCTTCGCCGTGGGCGATGTCATCGGTGGGTTAATGCTCGCTCACACCGCCGGCCAGCAGGGCCGCGTCGCCGCCATGACGATGGCGGGTGAATCTGCTGCCTACGACCAGGCCAAAGACTCGGGCGTCATCTTCACCCGCCCGCAGGCCGCGTTCGTCGGGCTGTCTTCCGACCAGGCCAAAGAGCAGGGCATCGACGCCGCCGAGATCAAGGTGCCGATGAGCGTCGACGCCAAGGCCATGATCACCGGCGAGACCCAGGGGCTGATCAAGATCGTCGCCGAGAAGACCAGCCACCGGGTCATCGGTGTGCACTTCCTGGCCGATCACGCCGACACCCTGATCGGCGAGGGCGTGATGATGGTCGCCGGCGACCTGACCCTGGAACAGGTCGGCCAGGCCATCCACCCGCACCCGACCCAGACCGAGCTGTTCGGGGACCTGGCGCGGCGGCTGTCTTCACGGCTCAAGCGGGCTGAGAAAAGGGCGGCGAAGAAGAAATAA
- a CDS encoding alpha-ketoacid dehydrogenase subunit beta: MAETAYWEAIRRAHDEEMANDPMVIAMGEDIGVVGGTYKATFGLYDKYGPQRIIDTPISENSYTGIGIGASMVGMRPVIEIMSINFALLALDTLINAAAKIRYMSGGQIACPIVMRTPGGTAHQLAAQHSARLARMFMSTSGLRVVTPRGPLDAYGMLKSAIRSNDPVIIIEHEQMYNLKEEIPDEEYFRPLEGAEVVREGSDITLIGYNFSVHLCLEAAKRLEADGISAEVVDLRALKPIDRETIRTSVEKTHRAVVAEEDEAPVGVGSEIITGIIEDCFFALDSQPVRIHAADVPVPYNAKLEKAAIPSADDVYHGALKALGKI; encoded by the coding sequence ATGGCAGAAACGGCATATTGGGAAGCGATCCGCCGGGCCCACGATGAAGAGATGGCGAACGATCCGATGGTCATCGCCATGGGCGAGGACATCGGCGTCGTTGGCGGCACCTACAAGGCCACCTTCGGCCTGTACGACAAGTACGGTCCGCAGCGCATCATCGATACCCCCATTTCCGAAAACTCCTACACCGGCATCGGCATCGGCGCCTCCATGGTCGGCATGCGTCCTGTGATCGAGATCATGTCCATCAACTTCGCACTGCTGGCGCTGGATACCCTGATCAACGCGGCCGCCAAGATCCGCTACATGTCCGGCGGCCAGATCGCCTGTCCCATCGTCATGCGGACCCCGGGCGGCACCGCGCACCAGCTGGCGGCCCAGCACTCGGCCCGCCTGGCGCGCATGTTCATGTCCACTTCCGGCCTGCGCGTGGTCACCCCGCGCGGCCCGCTGGACGCCTACGGCATGCTCAAGTCCGCGATTCGCTCCAACGACCCGGTGATCATCATCGAGCACGAGCAGATGTATAACCTCAAAGAAGAGATTCCCGACGAGGAATACTTCCGTCCGCTGGAAGGCGCCGAGGTGGTGCGCGAGGGCAGCGATATCACCTTAATCGGTTACAACTTCAGCGTGCACCTGTGCCTGGAAGCGGCCAAGCGCCTGGAAGCCGACGGCATCAGCGCCGAGGTCGTCGACCTGCGCGCCCTCAAGCCGATCGATCGCGAAACCATCCGCACCTCGGTGGAGAAGACCCACCGCGCGGTCGTGGCCGAGGAAGACGAAGCCCCGGTCGGTGTCGGTTCGGAGATCATCACCGGCATCATCGAGGACTGCTTCTTCGCGCTCGATTCCCAGCCCGTGCGGATCCACGCCGCCGACGTCCCGGTGCCGTACAACGCCAAACTGGAAAAAGCCGCGATCCCGAGCGCCGACGACGTCTACCACGGCGCCCTCAAGGCCCTCGGCAAGATCTAA
- the pdhA gene encoding pyruvate dehydrogenase (acetyl-transferring) E1 component subunit alpha yields the protein MKDADKKRLLREMMFFRRFEDRTFEAYMERKVGGFLHLYSGQEAVATGVLEMANVGKGQENDYVITGYRDHIHAIKTGAQPREVMAELYGKETGSSKGRGGSMHIFDASQNFMGGYALVGQPFPLAAGLALGAKHKGTDQIAICFLGDGANNQGTFHETLNMASVWELPVLFVCENNLYAIGTHIDRSTAVRDQYKRICAYDMKASQHDGMDIDTVMEAAKEAIDYVRKEQKPYFIEFMTYRYRGHSMSDAKGYRTKDEEEEWMQRDPIRLYSERLIEAGIVSDDEIKAMDKAIDDEIENDIIKFAEESPEPKVEDLNKYVLDDNPDPRWVGPLHK from the coding sequence ATGAAAGACGCGGACAAAAAACGCCTGCTGCGGGAAATGATGTTCTTCCGCCGCTTCGAGGATCGCACGTTCGAAGCCTATATGGAACGCAAGGTCGGTGGCTTTTTGCATCTCTATTCCGGCCAGGAAGCGGTGGCCACCGGGGTACTGGAGATGGCCAATGTCGGCAAGGGCCAGGAAAACGATTACGTCATCACCGGCTATCGTGACCACATTCACGCCATCAAGACTGGCGCCCAGCCGCGCGAAGTGATGGCGGAACTCTACGGCAAGGAGACCGGTTCCTCCAAGGGCCGCGGCGGCTCCATGCACATCTTCGATGCCAGCCAGAATTTCATGGGCGGTTACGCGCTGGTGGGGCAGCCGTTTCCGCTGGCCGCCGGCCTGGCGCTGGGCGCCAAGCACAAGGGCACCGACCAGATCGCCATCTGTTTTCTGGGCGACGGCGCTAACAACCAGGGCACCTTCCACGAGACCCTGAACATGGCCTCGGTCTGGGAACTGCCGGTGCTGTTCGTGTGCGAGAACAACCTGTACGCCATCGGCACCCACATCGATCGCTCCACCGCCGTGCGCGATCAGTACAAGCGCATCTGCGCCTATGACATGAAAGCCAGCCAGCACGACGGCATGGACATCGACACCGTGATGGAAGCGGCCAAAGAAGCCATCGATTACGTGCGCAAGGAACAAAAACCCTATTTCATTGAATTTATGACCTACCGCTATCGCGGCCACTCCATGTCCGACGCCAAGGGCTATCGCACCAAGGACGAGGAAGAAGAGTGGATGCAGCGCGATCCCATCCGTCTCTATAGTGAGCGGCTGATCGAGGCCGGTATCGTTAGCGATGATGAGATCAAGGCGATGGACAAGGCGATCGATGACGAGATCGAAAACGACATCATCAAGTTCGCCGAAGAGAGTCCGGAACCGAAGGTCGAGGATCTGAACAAATACGTACTGGACGATAACCCGGATCCGCGCTGGGTCGGGCCACTGCATAAATAA
- a CDS encoding class II fumarate hydratase, protein MSQEYRTEKDSLGELRVPAEALYGAQTQRAVDNFPVSGLPLPRAFIRALGLVKHACAEANRQLGLLDSARAEAIKKAALRVAAGEFDDQFPIDVFQTGSGTSTNMNANEVIAHLASDDSLTVHPNDHVNMSQSSNDVIPTALQVSAALELHEQLLPALQHLAETLDHKGNELKDVVKTGRTHLMDAMPVTLQQELNAWRDQIHDGIARLQNSLPRLQALPQGGTAVGTGINAHTDFGPAVAGELKTRTAIDFSAMANPFVGLASQDTAVEVSGQLKTVAVSIMKIANDLRWMNSGPLAGLGEIELPALQPGSSIMPGKINPVIPESAAMVSAQVMGNDTTITVAGQSGNFQLNVMLPVIAFNLLQSIQLLGNTARLLADRAIAGFKVNEQQIKSALDRNPILVTALNPVIGYEKGAAIAKRAYAENRPVIEVAMEMTDLSEDELKKLLDPATLTQGGIHD, encoded by the coding sequence ATGAGCCAGGAATACCGAACCGAAAAAGACAGCCTGGGTGAACTGCGGGTCCCGGCCGAGGCCCTGTACGGCGCGCAGACCCAGCGCGCGGTGGATAACTTCCCCGTCAGCGGCCTGCCCCTGCCGCGCGCCTTTATTCGCGCGCTGGGGCTGGTCAAGCACGCCTGCGCCGAAGCCAACCGGCAACTCGGCTTGCTGGACAGCGCCCGGGCCGAGGCCATAAAAAAGGCGGCCCTGCGTGTGGCCGCCGGCGAGTTTGACGATCAGTTTCCCATCGATGTCTTTCAGACCGGGTCGGGCACCAGCACCAACATGAACGCCAACGAGGTGATCGCGCACCTGGCCAGCGACGACAGTCTGACCGTGCACCCCAACGATCACGTCAACATGAGCCAGAGCTCTAACGATGTGATCCCCACGGCCCTGCAGGTCAGTGCCGCGCTGGAACTTCACGAACAACTGTTACCGGCATTACAGCACCTGGCGGAAACCCTCGATCACAAGGGCAACGAACTCAAGGACGTGGTCAAGACCGGCCGCACCCACCTGATGGATGCCATGCCCGTCACCCTGCAACAGGAACTCAATGCCTGGCGGGATCAGATCCACGACGGCATCGCCCGCCTGCAAAACAGCCTGCCCCGCCTGCAGGCCTTGCCGCAGGGCGGCACCGCGGTCGGCACCGGCATTAACGCCCATACCGATTTTGGCCCGGCGGTGGCCGGCGAACTGAAAACCCGGACCGCCATCGACTTCAGTGCCATGGCCAACCCGTTTGTCGGACTGGCCAGTCAGGACACGGCCGTGGAAGTCAGCGGCCAGCTCAAGACCGTTGCCGTCAGCATCATGAAGATCGCCAACGATCTGCGCTGGATGAACAGCGGCCCGCTGGCCGGGCTGGGCGAGATCGAATTACCGGCGTTACAACCGGGCAGCTCGATCATGCCGGGCAAGATCAACCCGGTAATTCCCGAATCCGCCGCCATGGTCAGCGCCCAGGTGATGGGCAACGACACCACCATCACCGTCGCGGGCCAGTCCGGTAATTTTCAGCTGAATGTCATGCTGCCGGTGATCGCCTTTAACCTGTTACAGAGTATCCAGCTGCTGGGCAACACCGCCCGCCTGCTGGCCGATCGCGCCATTGCCGGCTTCAAGGTCAACGAACAACAGATTAAAAGCGCACTGGATCGCAACCCGATCCTGGTCACCGCCCTCAATCCGGTCATCGGTTACGAAAAAGGTGCGGCGATTGCCAAGCGCGCCTATGCCGAGAACCGCCCGGTGATCGAGGTGGCTATGGAAATGACCGATCTGAGCGAAGATGAACTGAAAAAACTGCTGGATCCGGCAACATTGACCCAGGGCGGCATTCACGACTGA
- a CDS encoding DNA-3-methyladenine glycosylase I codes for MTKRCGWAGPEQIYLDYHDHEWGVPVFDDRTLFEFLILEGAQAGLSWITVLKKRDAYRRLFHNFDAEKIARFSSSKIERLLQNPDIIRNRLKIEATVNNARAFLHVKEQYENFSSYIWQFVDGQPVQNHWKTDQQVPSSTTTSQIMSRDLKQRGFRFVGPTICYAYMQAVGMVNDHVTACYRHNEVLKLGKSL; via the coding sequence ATGACCAAACGCTGTGGCTGGGCCGGCCCCGAACAAATTTATCTGGACTACCACGACCATGAATGGGGTGTGCCGGTCTTCGATGATCGGACGTTATTCGAGTTTCTGATTCTGGAAGGCGCCCAGGCCGGGCTGAGCTGGATCACCGTTCTGAAAAAACGCGATGCTTATCGACGCCTGTTCCACAACTTCGATGCGGAAAAGATCGCCCGCTTTTCAAGCAGTAAAATCGAACGTTTGTTGCAAAACCCCGATATTATTCGTAACCGCCTGAAGATAGAAGCCACGGTCAACAATGCGCGTGCATTTTTACACGTCAAAGAACAATACGAAAATTTCAGCAGTTATATCTGGCAATTTGTCGACGGCCAACCCGTCCAGAATCACTGGAAAACCGATCAACAGGTCCCTTCCTCGACAACAACATCACAAATCATGAGCCGGGATCTCAAGCAACGCGGGTTCCGCTTTGTCGGCCCGACAATTTGTTATGCCTACATGCAGGCTGTCGGCATGGTTAATGACCATGTCACCGCCTGCTATCGGCACAATGAAGTTTTAAAACTGGGAAAATCACTATGA
- a CDS encoding HPP family protein produces MSVRAFFGLDFEQISHAERLASGAGGFVGIFLIAVVSYYFTGFEGAAMIVPSMGASAVLVFAVPHGKLSQPWNVLGGNGISALVGMTCYLYVPDVFLAAALAVGIAITLMHYMSCIHPPGGASALAAVIGGDAIHALGYQYVLTPVLLNSFIIFLVAIGFNYLFPWRRYPASLMKSAAQSSPAQTKNEEREPHLSQDDLDYAMRKMDLLVDITADDLKRLYSLASDYSESKCLRPEDIQLDRYYSNGQHGNQWQIRHIIDESPHEDPARDKVIYKIVAGQDRYNTGTCTREEFAVWARFEVEQQGDHWVRPGGTIESEPGS; encoded by the coding sequence ATGAGTGTCAGAGCGTTTTTCGGTCTGGATTTCGAACAGATCAGCCATGCGGAGCGTCTTGCCTCCGGCGCCGGCGGCTTTGTCGGTATCTTTTTAATCGCGGTCGTCAGTTACTATTTCACCGGCTTTGAAGGCGCCGCCATGATCGTACCGTCCATGGGTGCCTCGGCAGTGCTGGTCTTCGCGGTACCACACGGCAAGTTGTCCCAGCCCTGGAACGTACTGGGCGGCAATGGTATTTCCGCCCTGGTCGGAATGACCTGTTACCTGTATGTTCCCGATGTCTTTCTTGCCGCCGCCCTGGCGGTGGGTATCGCGATCACCCTGATGCATTACATGTCCTGCATTCATCCACCGGGCGGGGCTTCCGCGCTGGCTGCGGTGATTGGCGGCGACGCCATTCATGCGCTCGGTTACCAGTATGTCCTGACACCCGTTCTGCTGAACTCATTTATCATCTTTCTGGTCGCCATCGGATTCAATTATCTTTTTCCGTGGCGCCGTTATCCCGCCAGCCTGATGAAATCTGCAGCGCAAAGCAGCCCGGCACAAACAAAAAATGAAGAGCGTGAACCCCACCTCTCGCAGGATGATCTGGATTACGCCATGCGCAAGATGGATCTGCTGGTGGACATCACCGCCGACGATCTGAAGCGCCTTTATTCACTGGCCTCCGACTATTCCGAAAGCAAATGCCTGCGACCGGAAGACATCCAGCTCGATCGCTACTACAGCAACGGGCAACACGGTAATCAATGGCAGATACGCCACATTATCGACGAGTCCCCGCATGAGGATCCCGCTCGCGACAAGGTCATCTACAAGATCGTCGCCGGTCAGGACCGTTACAACACTGGCACCTGTACCCGCGAGGAGTTTGCCGTCTGGGCACGCTTCGAAGTCGAGCAGCAGGGCGACCACTGGGTTCGCCCCGGCGGGACCATCGAATCCGAACCGGGGTCGTAA